The region GCGGGATACCCTGGATGAACCATCAATTCACAAGTGACTTGATTTTTATCACAACTCGCAAAGTTTTTAGTGGCCATCGACACAATATCATTCAGTTTTTTCTGAAGTCGTCCAACTGTCATGCAACTACCCAATGTCATCAATCCAGTGAAGTATTCTGCATGCCTAAAAATCAATGAGGACAAAAATAAGTATTTTCTTAAACATTTTTCTGAAAAGTAAGCTCTTTTAAGCACTTTGAACCCTATGATAAATAAAAGACCCATAATCACAATTCGATCATTAGTAAAAATGTACCTAAGCTTGAACTGATTGAAGATTTTACGACTAGCAGCAGCATTTTCGATACAAGCTTCGTTGAAAGCTAAACAAGACGGCGATACGAACCAATCACAATCGTGCAATCCAATTTCATACGGTAATCTTGTGTAGTTGACTCCGTAACTAGTAACTGCTTCAGCGAAAACCTGATTGACACCTGAAAATACAAACCAGTAAATAATACAGCTTCATTCTAGTATGACTACAGAAGCCCATATACCTGGTTCAGTACTCGGAATTCGTCAGATCTgtccaaaaattaaaatattttctaactcAACACATCATGGATCATCAGCAGGATCTGAACCTGAAGGCACCAAGATGAACGGTACAGTCAAGTTGATTTGTTcataaaatcaacacttttggAGTAATAGaatatatcaatgatatcCATCTTTTTGGTACCAGCACTTTTtcaagaaagatattttagtAAACCTTGCCTTACTTTGTCACGACCAACTCAGTCTTTTGACCACCTTGAACAACGAAGTCATTTTTCTGTATCTTCCGATCCTTAATTCCAACTTCGCTTACCTCGGACCAATTTTTTTGGTCCCAGTTTGTCCGTGTTTGGCAAGGTTTAATACATAGTAAGTGAAGTTATATATGATTACACTTAAAATTTCAATGTACAATTTGCATACCTGGTAGAATATGTACATGTTGATGGCCGTCCACATGGACTGGACATACTCCAGTCAGTTTGATAAATAATTCGATTTGAGCAACCATTTCACGTTTCAAATCTGGCATATTTATCGATCCCGACTCTAGTAGTGTTATGAATGACATTTTATCATGAAAGCTTCCCGTGTCATCAGTAAGGCTAGTTTGAAGGGTCGCTGGACAAATCGGCTTTCCTTCTGTTACATTCATATGCAATCCTGTTAATAAAATCATATCGAGTGAATAAATATTGGGGGTGGGTGGATCTACTGTTGTTCATTGTAGAAAATCTAAATTTAGCAGTGCTTTCACGGAGGAAAAACAGTTTAAGacaatgatatcattttggCATTTGAGATTTTGGGGGAGCAAGCCTCAGTGGGAATCAAAAGCGTATCATGAAAATTTTGTTGAGACTAAAATTATTGGGGAGAGGCATATATGCCCCACCCTTGCCCGGCTGATGCCGCCCCTGGTAGTTTACCTAATtcaataatacatgtatttatttttccataaggattatcaaaatatcgatataaTGCGTCCACAATAACTAGTGGGTTTGAGCActctttttcaattgaaagGCAGGAGGAATACAATCGAAAGAGAAATGTTGTTGCCCCAAGATTCTACCTCAAGTTCCATATGAATGCTGGACTGAGGAAACCGGAAATTCAAAGACATTGCACCTTACATTAGAACACACTTAAACATGTCCAGAACAATACATACCAAGTGGCAAATTGTATTTCTTAGCTTGAGCAACTGCAGATTCAGCAGCTTGACCGTTGACAAGTAATGATGCACTCGTAATCGACTTCTTATGCAGAAAACAATCAATGATCCCACGATTTCGTTCATCACAATATCCAAAATCATCTGCGTTTATCACAAATTTCATGAATTCCTTCGAAGCCATTCTGGAAATTTACAAAGAATCACATGACtcgattttcaatcagtaAGTGGGTCATAAAAAATTATCATGATCAAATTGACTACCAAATTTTTTGAAGTAGTTAGATACATAATCTATCCTCCCTAAACATGACTATAAAAATATAGTATAGTACGTTGAAGTCTAGctcgaggaaacattttcgtcCTTCAcactattttttttattatagtGGAATTCTCTATAAATCATTGTTACAACAGATgttgttttatcaatggttataagTTACAAACATTTATCTGGACTTCGTGATCCCATTTTCTAGTTATCTAGTACTTTAACAGTTGGTCCCAACGAGGCCCTTAAACTGAAATACCAGCAAAAGTGGTATTCAAAACGATAAACATATATGTAAAATCTGGACTTCTTAAAATCCTGACGAGTAGTAGCCTAAATATTGATCCCAATTAACGCAGGTGTTACCAATTCTTCCAGGGTTTGATCATTCAGACTTCAAGTGTGTTGTTCACAGGACATGACCAAAGACATTAGATTCTGAACAAATGAACTCATTCAAACTTCACGCCGACATAGCCTTAGATGAGGGTCTGAGGAAAGTTGTTCAAGGCTGAAGATTGCAGGTTATTATCataactgaaaaacaaaaactattgcGAAAGAAACTTCCACGCTAAATAGACACTTCACCTGCTTACcttttcttatggattattgTTTTTCTGAAATGCATACGTGTGATCGAAGATGcacttttttgtttttccggCAATGTTCAAAGTACGATAGATCTTCTTGATTACGCGAAT is a window of Tubulanus polymorphus chromosome 2, tnTubPoly1.2, whole genome shotgun sequence DNA encoding:
- the LOC141899253 gene encoding carbohydrate deacetylase-like; protein product: MHFRKTIIHKKRMASKEFMKFVINADDFGYCDERNRGIIDCFLHKKSITSASLLVNGQAAESAVAQAKKYNLPLGLHMNVTEGKPICPATLQTSLTDDTGSFHDKMSFITLLESGSINMPDLKREMVAQIELFIKLTGVCPVHVDGHQHVHILPGVNQVFAEAVTSYGVNYTRLPYEIGLHDCDWFVSPSCLAFNEACIENAAASRKIFNQFKLRHAEYFTGLMTLGSCMTVGRLQKKLNDIVSMATKNFASCDKNQVTCELMVHPGYPAISSDAGCGDGPDTFAMSVEREHEMRILRSDDMFEFYDNNGIILCSFTDFS